A single region of the Candidatus Neomarinimicrobiota bacterium genome encodes:
- a CDS encoding GTPase yields MKNDRKRIVIMGAAGRDFHNFNTLYRDNQQVEVVAFTATQIPNIDDRKYPAELAGPLYPDGIPILPESELESLIVDQHTDEVVFSYSDVP; encoded by the coding sequence ATGAAAAATGACAGAAAACGCATTGTGATCATGGGAGCCGCCGGTCGCGATTTCCACAACTTCAACACTTTGTACAGGGATAACCAACAGGTCGAGGTAGTTGCCTTCACTGCCACTCAAATACCCAATATCGATGATCGAAAGTACCCTGCTGAACTGGCGGGTCCGCTCTATCCGGACGGCATTCCCATCCTCCCTGAAAGTGAGCTGGAAAGTCTCATCGTGGATCAGCACACCGACGAGGTGGTTTTCTCATATTCTGATGTGCCTTA